Proteins encoded by one window of Venturia canescens isolate UGA chromosome 2, ASM1945775v1, whole genome shotgun sequence:
- the LOC122406362 gene encoding uncharacterized protein, whose translation MRPIRVDERPKENIFIFYDFETQQCTPVKGDPTTRVHEPNLCVAQRVCTKCCDNVSIDEPCEHCGDHEFIFRTNPVCQLVELAIQSMPNFSHVFLIAHNAGGFDAQFILRYLIEEKKTQLPSLIMNGTKIITMRVSKLVFLDSLNYFHMPLSALPKSFGLKTALAKGSFPHLFNRPENQNYIGPMPPAADYSPDTMRPEERERFFAWYNELKNASYVFNFSNELITYCKNDVTILRQACVVFRKMFKDSGRVCPFSENTTIASACFQIFRKNFLKPNTIGIIPTGGYRWAHNQSKKAVSWLVWMEHSLNRRIIHAGRSREFKLPQNLLVDGYYETPDSAHVLQFHGCYWHGCLSCFTVNRDRVQGDGDTLNERLERTNAISQRIRSSGYTLTEIWECAYDRMIKTDLEMSAFVSDHPLVRAEPLNPRDAFFGGRTENMVTLYDVKDGEQIRYVDVCSLYPYICKYGKYPVGHPTVYVGDECRELTGPENNISLSRVEGLVKCTVLPPQNLYHPVLPVRMHQRLLFGLCRSCCETMNQDACPHEDPAERVFSGTWVVDELRKAIACGYKILTVSEIWQYNITQYNRDTQKGGLFTGYINTFLKIKQEASGWPEGYADDEAAQERYITAFKTAEGVQLERGAVAKNPGLRSVAKLCLNSFWGKFGQRENLPQTEIVSTREKLMELLNSPEHEITGMLPVNNQVLYVNYTKTSDAVIPSNIANTVIAAYTTAQARLKLYTYLEPLGKRALYCDTDSVIYVTRKEPGEYEPPTGQLLGDLTDELSSYGEGSYIKSFISGGPKFYSFIVNTPSSAESEVCKVKGITLNYANSSLINYESIRSFIIGERENPVVLQFDSIRRTPFHQVVTRPEKKSCMPLSVKRRRDGEYGSLPYGYK comes from the coding sequence ATGAGGCCTATTCGCGTCGATGAGAGGCCGAAAGAGAACATATTCATATTCTATGATTTTGAAACGCAGCAGTGTACCCCTGTAAAAGGTGATCCTACAACGCGCGTTCACGAACCGAATCTTTGCGTAGCTCAACGTGTCTGCACCAAGTGCTGCGATAATGTTTCTATAGACGAGCCGTGCGAGCATTGCGGGGATCACGAGTTTATATTTAGGACGAATCCTGTGTGTCAACTTGTGGAGTTAGCCATACAGAGTATGCCGAACTTCTCTCACGTATTTTTAATAGCCCATAACGCCGGTGGTTTCGATGCCCAGTTTATCCTGCGCTACCtcatcgaggagaaaaaaacgcagcTCCCATCTTTAATAATGAACGGTActaaaatcatcacaatgcgCGTTAGCAAACTCGTGTTTCTCGACAGCTTGAACTACTTTCACATGCCTCTGAGTGCACTGCCTAAATCTTTCGGTCTAAAAACTGCTCTCGCCAAAGGATCTTTTCCGCATCTGTTCAATAGGCCCGAgaatcaaaattatattgGGCCGATGCCGCCTGCAGCCGATTACTCTCCCGACACTATGCGCCCGGAGGAACGCGAGCGTTTTTTTGCATGGTATAACGAGTTAAAGAATGCCTCTTAtgtatttaacttttcaaacgaGCTCATAACCTATTGTAAAAACGACGTTACGATATTGAGACAGGCCTGTGTGGTTTTCCGGAAAATGTTCAAGGACAGCGGACGCGTTTGCCCGTTTAGCGAAAACACAACAATCGCGTCCGCCTGCtttcaaatctttcgaaaaaattttttaaaacctaaCACGATCGGTATTATACCTACGGGCGGTTACAGATGGGCTCACAATCAGTCAAAAAAAGCGGTCTCTTGGCTCGTGTGGATGGAGCATTCTTTAAATCGTCGTATCATTCACGCAGGACGCTCGCGCGAGTTTAAAttgcctcaaaatttattagtagACGGCTACTACGAAACACCTGATTCAGCCCACGTGTTACAGTTTCACGGTTGCTATTGGCACGGGTGTTTGAGCTGTTTCACTGTAAACAGAGACCGTGTACAAGGCGACGGTGATACACTGAACGAGCGTCTCGAGAGAACAAACGCTATATCGCAGAGAATCCGCTCAAGCGGCTACACGTTAACCGAGATTTGGGAGTGCGCGTATGACCGGATGATAAAAACAGATTTAGAGATGAGCGCTTTTGTGAGTGATCACCCTCTGGTTCGAGCGGAGCCTCTCAATCCGCGCGATGCTTTTTTCGGTGGTCGCACGGAAAACATGGTCACTCTGTACGACGTGAAAGACGGGGAGCAGATACGATATGTTGACGTTTGCTCTTTGTACCCATACATCTGCAAGTACGGCAAATATCCGGTGGGCCATCCAACGGTATACGTCGGCGACGAGTGCAGGGAGCTGACAGGTCCCGAAAATAATATCAGTCTTTCCCGCGTCGAGGGCCTTGTTAAATGTACAGTGCTTCCACCGCAAAATCTTTATCATCCGGTGCTGCCGGTGCGAATGCATCAGCGCCTGTTATTCGGGTTATGTCGTAGCTGCTGCGAAACAATGAACCAGGACGCGTGTCCTCATGAAGACCCCGCGGAGCGTGTGTTTAGCGGTACTTGGGTAGTGGATGAATTGCGAAAAGCTATTGCGTGCgggtataaaatattaaccGTGAGCGAGATTTGGCAGTATAATATAACGCAGTACAACCGCGATACACAAAAGGGGGGCCTTTTCACCGGGTACATAAACACTTTTcttaaaatcaaacaagagGCTAGCGGTTGGCCCGAGGGTTATGCAGATGACGAGGCTGCCCAAGAGCGTTATATAACTGCTTTTAAGACAGCCGAAGGGGTTCAGCTGGAGCGGGGTGCGGTAGCGAAAAACCCGGGGCTGCGCTCGGTAGCCAAGCTTTGTCTTAACTCCTTTTGGGGTAAATTTGGACAACGCGAAAATTTACCGCAAACAGAAATAGTATCGACACGCGAAAAACTTATGGAGCTGCTAAATAGCCCCGAGCACGAGATCACTGGTATGCTACCTGTTAACAACCAGGTGCTGTATGTTAATTATACGAAAACCAGTGATGCTGTAATACCGTCTAATATAGCAAATACTGTCATAGCTGCATACACCACAGCCCAAGCCCGTTTAAAACTTTACACCTACCTCGAACCGCTGGGTAAGCGTGCTCTGTACTGCGACACCGATTCCGTTATTTATGTCACGAGAAAAGAGCCTGGAGAGTATGAACCGCCAACGGGTCAATTGCTAGGGGATTTAACCGACGAGCTAAGCTCCTACGGCGAGGGCAGTTACATTAAGTCTTTCATCTCAGGCGGccctaaattttattctttcatagtTAATACGCCGAGCAGCGCGGAAAGCGAGGTTTGCAAGGTTAAAGGCATAACGCTGAATTACGCAAACAGTTCGCTGATAAATTACGAATCAATACGGTCATTTATAATaggtgagagagagaatccTGTTGTACTACAGTTTGATTCAATACGTCGTACACCATTCCACCAGGTTGTCACACGACCCGAAAAGAAATCGTGCATGCCTCTGAGTGTCAAGCGAAGACGTGATGGTGAATACGGTTCGCTCCCTTACGGTTACAAATAG